One window from the genome of Saccharomyces mikatae IFO 1815 strain IFO1815 genome assembly, chromosome: 2 encodes:
- the YEL1 gene encoding Arf family guanine nucleotide exchange factor YEL1 (similar to Saccharomyces cerevisiae YEL1 (YBL060W); ancestral locus Anc_7.384) — MCASLNDVEKTDPYGASQSGYNDSSTGNEGALHGSRSMPVSMKNMLQSPTMINMCDILQNKELIDDEKFVIPSVTTITVGAGFEDAKSSQCEKIDQKNHIIALEISNGTFKGIPYKEYANFLGSENNHQILSEFIKLLSPLPLSLLETLFILSKSVYFIAEAQNIDRILEILSKEWIVCHPNTHWKSGYKSCHIVLFSLLILNSDLHNNFQVDHKKGKFSMVAFINNTLRALREESEYEELKIYSREHLIIEELSEYYRTLYETPLPLFAEPRTSTTASDNQSSLVRLSTLESREFSSSNLRSINSNSTSLYSRDAQISVREMGAKSNKNFHKNLPMEALYLKESFDEGLITQNDSSWFMDGLILISKKSLPRKYFKRDSDQATASKTTSKRSKSLFRWLKPSKTMTLVDHTTRKTSLSYLSKDSEWESVKVQIKEGRMFIFKIKSDLKELIHSSETNSTAIDYFKDISSSFFAYSLLEAEAQVVQDNIIIGRAMKSSISSKNGKRKKGNFTVSFPEDINGPKLVLEFQTKDVEEAHKFMQCINFWAGRISPVPLTQFEVVSNAEYGWSDKILANHAFLDLNNIIVSEWKPLLGLELLYEETEDMEMIKLKERLDKLADFTEHLGISIDKHNGIKDKLIEIWSFDDKYFEVVMNNWNAKYLYMNNQYKKRLSYLTALQRAMGSAQF, encoded by the coding sequence ATGTGCGCCAGTTTAAACGATGTCGAAAAGACTGACCCTTACGGGGCCTCACAAAGTGGTTACAATGACTCTAGCACTGGAAATGAAGGTGCGCTTCATGGTAGCAGATCGATGCCCGTAAGcatgaaaaatatgttACAGTCTCCAACGATGATTAACATGTGTGATATCCTGCAAAACAAAGAACTTATCGACGACGAAAAATTTGTGATACCAAGCGTGACTACGATTACCGTGGGGGCTGGTTTTGAAGATGCCAAGTCCAGTCAATGTGAGAAAATAGACCAGAAGAATCATATCATTGCCCTGGAGATCTCAAACGGTACATTCAAAGGCATACCATACAAGGAATATGCCAATTTCTTGGGGAGTGAAAAcaatcatcaaattttaAGTGAGTTTATAAAATTATTGAGTCCTTTACCATTATCCTTATTAGAAacccttttcattttatcTAAAAGTGTATATTTCATCGCAGAAGCACAAAATATTGACAGAATACTAGAAATCTTAAGTAAAGAATGGATAGTTTGCCATCCAAATACTCATTGGAAATCAGGCTATAAGTCGTGCCatattgttttattttctttattgatTCTGAATTCAGATTTGCATAACAATTTTCAAGTTGATCATAAGAAAGGCAAGTTTTCTATGGTTGcatttatcaacaatacGTTGAGAGCACTAAGAGAAGAAAGTGAATatgaagaattgaaaatttactCCCGTGAACATTTGATCATCGAGGAACTATCAGAATACTATAGAACGTTATATGAAACTCCCTTACCACTATTTGCGGAACCTAGAACTTCAACTACCGCCTCTGATAATCAATCTTCTTTGGTAAGATTGTCCACTTTGGAATCACGAGAGTTTAGCTCATCGAATTTGCGTAGTATCAATTCAAACTCTACCTCACTGTATTCAAGAGATGCTCAAATATCAGTACGGGAGATGGGCGCAAAGTCAAATAAGAATTTTCACAAGAATCTCCCCATGGAAGCGCTCTACCTTAAGGAGTCATTCGATGAGGGTTTGATAACTCAGAACGACTCCAGTTGGTTTATGGACGGTTTAATTCTCATAAGCAAGAAATCTTTGCCACgcaaatattttaaaaGAGATAGCGATCAAGCGACAGCAAGTAAGACGACCTCAAAGAGAAGCAAATCGCTTTTTAGGTGGCTGAAACCATCTAAAACCATGACCTTGGTTGACCACACAACCCGGAAGACTTCTTTATCATATTTGAGTAAGGACTCAGAATGGGAAAGTGTGAAAGTACAAATCAAGGAGGGAAGAATgtttatcttcaaaattaaaTCCGATCTTAAGGAATTAATTCATTCTAGTGAAACAAACAGCACTGCGATAGActatttcaaagatatcagtagttctttttttgcttatTCGTTACTTGAAGCCGAAGCCCAAGTGGTACAAGACAATATAATTATAGGCAGGGCAATGAAATCAAGCATTTCCAGCAAAAACggcaagagaaaaaagggAAACTTCACTGTTAGCTTCCCTGAGGATATTAATGGGCCTAAACTTGTTCTAGAATTTCAGACAAAAGATGTTGAAGAAGCACACAAATTTATGCAATGCATCAACTTCTGGGCGGGCAGGATTTCCCCCGTCCCTTTAACACAATTTGAAGTAGTATCTAATGCCGAATATGGGTGGAGTGACAAGATCTTGGCTAATCACGCTTTCCTTGACCTGAATAATATCATTGTAAGCGAATGGAAGCCACTATTAGGGCTAGAACTGTTATACGAAGAAACCGAAGATATGGAAATGATCAAGTTAAAAGAAAGGCTAGATAAATTGGCGGACTTCACCGAGCATCTAGGAATATCGATAGATAAACACAATGGAATAAAGGATAAACTGATTGAAATTTGGAGCTTTGATGACAAATACTTTGAAGTAGTCATGAACAATTGGAATGCGAAATATTTGTATATGAATAATCAGTACAAGAAGCGACTGAGTTATCTGACAGCTTTGCAGAGAGCTATGGGCTCCGCTCAATTTTAG
- the CMC2 gene encoding Cmc2p (similar to Saccharomyces cerevisiae CMC2 (YBL059C-A); ancestral locus Anc_7.382) → MHPQLEAERFHSCLDFINALDKCHQKEYYKRIFGLCNNEKDALNKCLKEASLNNKKRAVMESRVKRADVEKRWKKIEEEEYGEDAILKTILDRQYAKKKQAADNDAHSK, encoded by the exons ATGCATCCCCAGTTAGAAGCAGAACGCTTTCATT CCTGTTTGGACTTCATTAATGCACTCGATAAATGCCATCAGAAAGAATATTACAAGAGGATATTTGGGCTTtgtaataatgaaaaggatGCTTTAAACAAATGTCTCAAAGAGGCAAGCTtgaataacaaaaaacgTGCTGTTATGGAAAGTAGAGTGAAAAGGGCTGATGTGGAGAAAAGgtggaagaaaattgaagaagaggaataTGGTGAGGACGCTATACTTAAGACTATTCTAGATAGACAGTATGCCAAGAAGAAGCAAGCAGCTGACAACGATGCGCATTCGAAATAG
- the IAI11 gene encoding Iai11p (similar to Saccharomyces cerevisiae YBL059W) yields MLLDKNDRATVSSEDVTHFKDSYKKRRKIQMARFFGITIFTLITCRMAMKKMIITKAPLNTFQQNYAIPRIKVQTATGTQKNLASSLLVTTGMTLGIFGMGITGTCWSWDVSSFQELKQRLERRAKNEYVVTNMPLDKRNRQVVDALVETQKYLCK; encoded by the exons ATGTTACTGGATAAGAATGACAGGGCTACTGTCAGCAGTGAGGATGTCACACATTTCAAAGACAGCtacaagaagagaagaaagattCAAATGGCACGGTTCTTTGGAATCACCATTTTTACACTTATAACATGCAGAATGgccatgaaaaaaatgataataacgAAAG CACCCTTGAATACATTTCAACAGAACTACGCTATCCCACGCATCAAGGTTCAGACTGCAACGGGCACGCAAAAGAACCTTGCAAGCTCTCTATTAGTGACCACAGGCATGACATTGGGTATATTTGGTATGGGTATTACAGGAACATGTTGGAGCTGGGACGTTTCATCCTTTCAGGAGCTGAAACAGCGATTGGAAAGACGTGCAAAGAACGAATATGTGGTGACAAACATGCCTCTTGATAAAAGGAACCGGCAAGTAGTGGATGCCTTAGTCGAGACACAGAAATATCTATGTAAATAG
- the SHP1 gene encoding protein phosphatase regulator SHP1 (similar to Saccharomyces cerevisiae SHP1 (YBL058W); ancestral locus Anc_7.377), translated as MVEVSDESIQQFMALTNVSHNIAVQYLSEFGNLNEALNSYYATQADDKKDRREGAHWNRQQEKESKQEALSSTNCIKKAMDTENIGGSGHKLGSSQGSNEYLKRKSSISPEPIKGNSRSGSGNNSRFMSFSDMVRGQADDDDDDQPRNTFAGGETSGLEVTDPSDPSSLLKDLLEKARRGGQADPENDTRDDGHEVGANHFTGRGFRLGSTIDAADQVVEDNTSQPQRRKPEKVTREITFWKEGFQVADGPLYRYDDPANSFYLSELNQGRAPLKLLNVEFGQEVEVNVYKKLDEPYKAPKRKLGGFSGQGQRLGSPIPGESLSPVEVPRDEALAAEEESKSKNEPKNGDTSIQIRYANGKREVLRCNSTDTVKYLYDHVTSSVNTDTSRNFTLNHAFPIKPINDDETTLKDADLLNSVVVQRWA; from the coding sequence ATGGTAGAAGTGTCTGACGAATCCATCCAACAGTTTATGGCATTAACCAATGTGTCACATAACATAGCGGTGCAGTACCTCTCAGAATTTGGAAATTTGAATGAGGCACTGAATTCTTATTATGCTACTCAAGCAGATGACAAAAAGGATAGAAGAGAGGGAGCACATTGGAACAGACAGCAGGAAAAAGAGTCTAAGCAGGAGGCATTATCTTCCACTAACTGTATTAAAAAGGCTATGGATACGGAAAATATCGGTGGGTCAGGGCACAAACTGGGATCTTCACAAGGTAGTAACgagtatttgaaaaggaaaagctCCATCTCCCCTGAACCAATCAAAGGCAACAGCCGCTCTGGAAGTGGTAATAACTCTAGGTTTATGAGCTTCTCAGACATGGTAAGAGGTCAAGCtgatgatgacgacgaTGATCAACCAAGGAATACTTTTGCTGGTGGTGAAACGTCTGGTTTAGAAGTTACAGATCCTTCAGATCCCAGTTCattattgaaagatttGCTGGAGAAGGCAAGAAGAGGTGGACAAGCAGACCCAGAAAACGACACTCGTGATGATGGACATGAGGTTGGCGCCAATCACTTTACCGGAAGAGGTTTTAGATTGGGCTCGACCATCGACGCAGCTGATCAAGTAGTAGAAGATAATACTTCACAACCCCAACGTAGAAAACCCGAAAAGGTCACAAGGGAAATTACCTTTTGGAAGGAAGGTTTCCAAGTGGCGGATGGTCCGCTTTACCGCTATGATGATCCCGCAAACAGTTTCTACTTGAGCGAGTTAAACCAGGGAAGGGCTCCCTTGAAGCTATTGAATGTGGAGTTTGGACAAGAGGTAGAAGTTaatgtatataaaaaattggaTGAGCCCTATAAAGCtcccaaaagaaaattgggCGGTTTTTCTGGCCAGGGTCAGCGGCTGGGGTCTCCAATTCCAGGTGAATCCTTATCACCAGTGGAAGTTCCAAGGGATGAGGCACTCGCCGCTGAGGAAGAGTCCAAGTCAAAGAATGAGCCAAAAAATGGCGACACCTCCATTCAAATTAGATACGCAAATGGTAAAAGAGAGGTTTTACGTTGTAATTCCACAGACACAGTGAAGTATTTATATGATCACGTCACATCTAGTGTGAATACGGACACATCAAGGAATTTTACCCTGAATCACGCCTTTCCTATCAAACCAATAAACGACGATGAGACCACCTTAAAGGATGCCGATCTACTAAATTCAGTGGTCGTCCAAAGATGGGCATGA
- the PTH2 gene encoding aminoacyl-tRNA hydrolase (similar to Saccharomyces cerevisiae PTH2 (YBL057C); ancestral locus Anc_7.376), giving the protein MTGSTSSNVALWATFTAISFAVGYQFGLSKASSTKNSSAVILPLKKVKKGKLENDTDEEESENENESDEDEDIESTSLNDIPGEVRMALVIRQDLAMTKGKIAAQCCHAALSCFRHIATDPARASYNAVMAQRWLNAGQAKITLKCPDKFTMDELYAKAISLGVNATVIHDAGRTQIAAGSATVLGLGPAPKVVLDQITGDLKLY; this is encoded by the coding sequence ATGACCGGTTCCACCAGTTCTAATGTAGCTTTATGGGCGACTTTCACGGCAATTTCCTTTGCTGTAGGCTATCAGTTCGGTTTATCGAAGGCATCATCGACTAAGAATTCCTCAGCTGTTATATTGCCcttgaagaaagtgaagaagGGAAAGTTGGAGAATGAtacagatgaagaagaaagcgAAAACGAAAACGAAAGCGATGAGGACGAAGATATTGAATCTACCTCATTGAATGACATACCCGGAGAAGTTAGGATGGCATTGGTAATTCGTCAAGATCTCGCCATGACAAAGGGCAAGATAGCAGCACAATGTTGTCACGCAGCATTGTCGTGTTTCAGACATATTGCGACGGATCCCGCGCGTGCTTCATACAATGCAGTCATGGCGCAAAGATGGTTAAATGCTGGGCAAGCCAAAATAACGTTGAAATGTCCTGACAAGTTTACCATGGACGAGTTGTATGCGAAGGCTATTTCACTTGGGGTGAATGCAACGGTTATTCATGATGCTGGTAGAACGCAGATTGCGGCAGGAAGTGCTACCGTGTTGGGTTTGGGACCTGCTCCAAAAGTTGTATTGGACCAAATAACTGGTGATCTGAAGTTGTATTGA
- the PTC3 gene encoding type 2C protein phosphatase PTC3 (similar to Saccharomyces cerevisiae PTC3 (YBL056W) and PTC2 (YER089C); ancestral locus Anc_7.374), with translation MGQILSNPIIDKEHHSGTDCLTAFGLCAMQGWRMSMEDAHIVEPNLLAESDEEHLALYGIFDGHGGSAVAEFCGSKMIYILKQQESFKNGLLEQCLIDAFLATDVELLKDEKLKDDHSGCTATVILISQLKKLLVCANSGDSRTVLSTGGNSKAMSFDHKPTLLSEKSRIIAADGFVEMDRVNGNLALSRAIGDFEFKSNTKLGPHEQVVTCVPDIIKHNLNYDEDEFVILACDGIWDCLTSQECVDLVHYGISQGNMTLSDISSRIVDVCCSPTTEGSGIGCDNMSISIVALLKENESESEWFERMRSKNYNIQMSFVQRRKSIFDFHDFSDDDNEVFAVTTKKLQDRLNRNRDNDEMEIDDLDTELGSSAAPSKLTGEDRTGPIDLFSLEALLEAGIQIRQRPSSDSEGNTSYFHGASLSDMLASLSNAAAGETEPDDADDSEENDKNGKDKKDSKIEEIE, from the coding sequence ATGGGTCAAATATTGTCCAATCCGATTATCGATAAGGAACATCATTCTGGAACAGATTGCTTGACAGCTTTCGGGCTATGTGCTATGCAAGGTTGGCGTATGTCCATGGAAGATGCCCATATTGTTGAACCTAATCTTTTAGCAGAGTCTGACGAAGAACATCTGGCACTGTATGGTATATTTGACGGTCATGGTGGCTCTGCAGTGGCAGAGTTTTGTGGCTCTaaaatgatatatatactaAAACAGCAGGAAAGCTTCAAGAATGGTTTGTTAGAACAGTGCCTGATCGACGCTTTTTTGGCTACCGATGTTGAGTTGCTGAAGGATGAGAAATTAAAAGACGACCATAGTGGTTGTACAGCAACTGTGATATTGATATCccaattgaaaaagctgTTGGTTTGTGCCAACTCCGGTGATAGTAGGACAGTTTTATCTACCGGCGGTAACAGCAAAGCAATGTCGTTTGATCACAAACCTACATTGCTAAGCGAAAAATCGCGTATTATAGCTGCTGATGGTTTCGTCGAGATGGACCGTGTCAATGGTAATTTAGCTTTATCAAGAGCTATAGGTGACTTTGAATTCAAATCCAACACGAAACTGGGACCTCATGAACAAGTGGTCACATGTGTTCCTGATATTATCAAACACAACTTGAACtatgatgaggatgaattCGTTATTTTAGCATGTGATGGTATTTGGGATTGTTTAACTTCTCAGGAGTGTGTTGATTTAGTTCACTACGGCATAAGTCAAGGTAATATGACGCTGAGTGACATTTCATCTAGAATTGTGGATGTTTGTTGTTCGCCGACCACCGAAGGTTCTGGAATTGGGTGTGATAATATGAGTATTTCTATTGTTGcattattgaaagaaaatgaatcaGAATCAGAATGGTTTGAGCGGATGAGATCCAAGAACTACAATATTCAAATGTCTTTTGTTCagagaaggaaaagtatttttgattttcatgATTTTTCCGATGATGACAACGAAGTGTTTGCTGTTACCACCAAGAAATTGCAAGACCGCTTAAATCGTAACAgagataatgatgaaatggaGATTGATGACCTGGACACAGAATTAGGCAGCAGTGCTGCTCCTTCAAAACTAACAGGTGAGGATAGAACTGGCCCTATTGACTTGTTTTCGTTGGAAGCTCTATTGGAAGCCGGAATCCAAATAAGGCAAAGACCAAGTTCCGATAGTGAAGGTAATACTTCTTATTTCCATGGTGCTTCTCTATCTGACATGCTGGCATCTCTAAGTAATGCTGCAGCGGGAGAAACCGAACCTGATGATGCTGATGACAGCGAAGAAAATGACAAGAAtggaaaagacaaaaaagattccaaaattgaagaaatcgaataa
- the SMKI02G0580 gene encoding 3'-5'-exodeoxyribonuclease (similar to Saccharomyces cerevisiae YBL055C; ancestral locus Anc_7.373) has product MWCRLLKFSNESSVRLWRPIWTQYRNMTSISTDSQLKYYDIGLNLTDPMFQGVYNGKQYHAADVRKVLERAAQRNVKVALVTGSSIVESQSAIELIDSIEGRSALKLYHTIGVHPCCVNEFADAGQEDKPSASIDSPSMDETYNESLHGKVISDPSFAQAKLKELFQLMDQQSRKHVGSFRSIGEIGLDYDRFHYSSKDMQMLFFEEQLKISCLNDKLSRYPLFLHMRSACDDFIQILQKFITGFTDEKDIFKLQQLGSSSPSGFYKFHSDKKLVVHSFTGSMIDLQKILNLSPNIFIGINGCSLRSEENIAVVKQIPIQRLLLETDAPWCEIKRTHESFQYLANHQKIKDFEYPAFKSVKKNKLADKLDADELYMVKGRNEPCNMEQVAIVVSEVKGVDLAMLVDATWKTTCEIFGE; this is encoded by the coding sequence ATGTGGTGTCGCTTATTAAAATTCTCGAACGAAAGTAGTGTTAGGCTCTGGAGACCAATTTGGACGCAATATCGAAACATGACGTCAATATCCACGGATTCTCAGCTGAAATATTATGATATTGGATTGAATCTGACAGATCCCATGTTCCAAGGTGTCTACAATGGTAAGCAATATCATGCAGCAGATGTTAGAAAAGTTTTAGAGCGTGCTGCTCAGAGAAATGTGAAAGTCGCCCTTGTTACAGGTTCATCCATAGTAGAGTCTCAAAGCGCTATTGAGCTGATCGACAGCATTGAAGGTCGCAGTGCTTTAAAGTTGTATCATACAATAGGTGTTCACCCATGCTGCGTTAACGAATTTGCAGATGCTGGTCAAGAAGACAAGCCTAGTGCTTCCATTGATAGTCCTTCCATGGACGAAACGTATAATGAGTCGCTACATGGTAAAGTTATTAGCGATCCATCTTTTGCACAGGCTAAACTAAAAGAACTTTTTCAGTTGATGGATCAACAATCGAGAAAACACGTTGGAAGCTTTAGGTCAATTGGGGAAATCGGGCTGGATTACGATAGATTTCACTATAGCTCCAAAGATATGCAGATGCTGTTTTTCGAAGAGCAACTGAAAATAAGTTGTTTGAACGACAAGCTTAGTAGATATCCGCTATTTCTGCACATGAGGAGTGCGTGTGATGATTTCATCCAAATCCTGCAAAAATTCATCACCGGGTTTACTGATGAGAAGGATATTTTTAAATTACAACAGTTAGGTTCATCTTCTCCAAGCGGGTTTTACAAATTTCATTCAGACAAGAAACTAGTGGTACATTCGTTCACTGGCTCTATGATAGATCTGCAAAAAATACTAAACTTATCCCCTAATATCTTTATAGGAATCAATGGTTGTTCCTTAAGAAGTGAGGAAAATATAGCTGTTGTAAAGCAGATACCGATTCAAAGGTTACTACTAGAGACAGATGCCCCATGGTGTGAGATTAAAAGAACGCATGAATCCTTCCAGTATTTGGCCAATCACCAGAAGATTAAGGACTTCGAGTATCCTGCGTTCAAGTctgtcaaaaaaaataagctCGCTGACAAGTTAGATGCCGATGAACTTTATATGGTGAAAGGCCGTAATGAACCTTGTAACATGGAACAAGTAGCAATTGTAGTATCAGAAGTTAAGGGCGTAGATCTCGCAATGTTAGTGGATGCTACATGGAAGACAACTTGTGAGATATTTGGCGAGTAG